One genomic segment of Gossypium arboreum isolate Shixiya-1 chromosome 3, ASM2569848v2, whole genome shotgun sequence includes these proteins:
- the LOC108471349 gene encoding uncharacterized protein LOC108471349: MEVVKFDDTPSTENPLPNHGDQGANTIGEIGMRRIKEDVAEVKMPMKVIWEEMMKEEIIISEKGNKGARDYCEFHAEERHEIQECDEFKALVQSLMDNKELEIYEADLDEGHVCALEGEPKNQRINRPRIIISLPRNNEVEIQTAPKVIIHKLASFPYKDNKKVPWNYDCNVIIRENIASTSKEAQVEGSYTRNGKRYDAKGVRVEPTKVKAIDIEKEKGVEVLVNEPVKEEEAREFLKFLKHSEYSVVEQLRKQVACISVLALLLSSEGSAKALHITTRCKGYTLPSVLIGNGSALNVLPLSILNRFPIDGSHMKTCHNVVRAFDGTERKVMGRIDIPLMNGPNTFEVDFLVMDIMPSYNCLLGRPWIHSAGAVPSSLHQKLKLVIDGRLVTINTEEDIIAAVTSDAPYVETNEEAIEFSFRSLEFVNATFILEGNEASVPKISRTTRMGLQMTVGKGALPGKGLGRYLQ, from the exons ATGgaggttgtaaaatttgatgacacCCCTAGTACAGAAAACCCATTGCCAAACCATGGTGATCAAGGGGCAAACACAATTGGGGAAATTGGTATGAGAAGGATTAAAgaggacgtggccgaggtaaaaATGCCGATGAAAGTAATCTGGGAAGAAATGATGAAAGAAGAGATAATAATCTctgaaaaaggaaataaaggaGCGAGGGACTACTGCGAGTTCCATGCAGAAGAAAGACACGAGATCCAGGAATGTGACGAGTTTAAGGCTTTGGTACAAAGCCTTATGGATAACAAGGAGCTGGAAATTTATGAAGCTGACTTAGATGAGGGACACGTATGCGCATTGGAAGGTGAACCAAAGAATCAAAGAATTAACAGGCCAAGGATCATTATTTCTCTACCAAGGAATAATGAAGTTGAGATACAAACAGCGCCGAAGGTCATTATTCACAAACTCGcttcctttccttataaggataacaaAAAGGTACCCTGGAATTATGACTGCAATGTGATAATAAGAGAAAATATAGCTAGTACTTCTAAGGAGGCTCAAGTTGAAGGTTCTTACACACGTAATGGGAAGCGTTATGATGCAAAAGGCGTTAGAGTTGAGCCCACAAAAGTAAAAGCCATTGACATCGAGAAGGAGAAAGGGGTTGAGGTACTTGTTAATGAGCCAGTGAAGGAAGAAGAGGCTAGAGAGTTTCTAAAATTCCTGAAACACAGTGAGTACAGTGTGGTTGAACAATTGCGCAAGCAAGTAGCTTGCATATCAGTGTTAGCTTTGCTTCTGAGTTCAGAG GGATCAGctaaagctttgcacatcaccactcgCTGCAAAGGATATACATTACCGAGTGTGCTTATTGGTAACGGGTCAGCCTTAAATGTCCTGCCATTATCCATATTGAACAGATTTCCCATAGACGGTTCTCACATGAAAACATGCCATAATGTAGTGAGAGCATTCGATGGCACGGAGAGAAAGGTCATGGGAAGAATTGATATCCCTTTGATGAATGGGCCAAACACGTTTGAGGTAGACTTTCTAGTGATGGACATCATGCCTTCTTATAATTGCTTATTAGGAAGGCCTTGGATACATtcggcaggagcggtgccctcatctttgcaccaaaaattgaagctAGTAATAGACGGACGACTGGTCACCATAAATACGGAGGAAGACATCATAGCAGCAGTTACTAGTGATGCACCCTATGTAGAGACGAACGAGGAGgccattgagttttcttttcgcTCCTTAGAATTCGTTAATGCAACATTTATTTTAGAGGGGAATGAGGCGTCGGTGCCTAAGATATCCAGAACCACAAGAATGGGCTTGCAGATGACAGTAGGGAAAGGAGCCTTGCCAGGAAAAGGATTGGGAAGATATCTCCAATGA